Proteins found in one Salvelinus alpinus chromosome 11, SLU_Salpinus.1, whole genome shotgun sequence genomic segment:
- the LOC139534733 gene encoding amino acid transporter heavy chain SLC3A2-like: MSKDTEVDMKDVELNELDQEKLPMTGDGPGAEKNGNLKQKEPEEDVKFTGLSKEELMKVAGTPGWVRTRWLLLVLFWLGWVGMLAGAIVIIVQAPRCKPIPEMNWWNQGPLYQIADLDAFNHDKGIKGVVEVLDSLNQLKVKGLVLGPLHTVQQDQADTLDLVSMDPGVGTDQDLLVLLDKAHKKGISVVLNLTPNPGADPWFSPDNLPKVLDKLREAAEHWLGMGVDGVQVSGLAAASASSDWSKFQGVVQGNRTEVDVKKRAVIGVVEGQDSSAVSQLLNSSGVDLILSDVLNKENSGIERAKSIHGLVSTQKQSSLAWGLGGSLGNHLASVVEKPELVRLYQLLLFTLPGTPVFNYGDELGLVDQGSTSPKMLWDTEEEEVAEGAVKNETAEAQKTHRLTCRSWFKTLSDLRGKERSLLHGDYFHLHSSSSSLAFLRLWDQSERYLTAVNWGSASLTMVLNNTELSLPEQAKVKLSTDPENLAADSSVSLDKLLLGPGQAVLLTFPFA; the protein is encoded by the exons ATGAGTAAGGACACCGAGGTCGATATGAAGGATGTTGAGTTGAACGAGTTGGACCAGGAGAAACTACCGATGACCGGCGACGGACCGGGGGCTGAGAAGAACGGAAACTTGAAGCAGAAGGAACCGGAGGAGGATGTTAAGTTTACCGGGTTGTCGAAGGAAGAGCTCATGAAAGTCGCTGGCACACCCGG gtGGGTGAGGACACGCTGGCTGCTCCTGGTCTTGTTCTGGTTGGGCTGGGTGGGGATGCTGGCTGGGGCCATAGTGATCATCGTCCAGGCCCCCAGGTGTAAACCCATACCTGAGATGAACTGGTGGAATCAGGGTCCTCTCTATCAGATCGCTGACCTGGACGCCTTCAACCACGACAAGGGAATCAAAG gtgtagttGAGGTACTAGACAGTCtgaaccagttgaaggtgaagGGCTTGGTTCTGGGGCCTCTTCACACTGTCCAGCAGGACCAAGCAGACACTCTAGACCTGGTCTCTATGGACCCCGGGGTAGGAACTGACCAGGACCTGCTGGTTCTGCTGGACAAAGCCCACAAGAAGG gtatCTCTGTGGTGTTGaatctgacccctaaccctggagCTGACCCCTGGTTTAGCCCTGACAACTTGCCTAAAGTACTGGACAAACTCAGG GAAGCTGCTGAACACTGGCTGGGGATGGGCGTGGACGGGGTGCAGGTGTCCGGCCTCGCTGCTGCCAGCGCCTCTTCTGATTGGTCCAAGTTCCAGGGTGTCGTCCAGGGCAACAGGACAGAGGTGGACGTGAAGAAGAG AGCTGTAATAGGAGTGGTTGAAGGTCAGGACTCCTCTGCCGTCTCTCAACTTCTCAACTCTTCTGGTGTGGATCTGATACTGTCTGATGTCCTTAACAAGGAAAACTCCG GTATCGAGAGAGCAAAGTCCATCCACGGCCTGGTCTCGACCCAGAAACAGAGCTCTTTAGCCTGGGGGCTAGGAG gcaGTTTGGGGAACCATCTGGCTTCAGTGGTGGAGAAACCAGAACTGGTACGACTTTACCAACTGCTGCTTTTCACACTGCCTGGAACACCTGTCTTCAACTACGGAGATGAGTTGGGCCTCGTGGACCAG GGCTCCACCTCTCCTAAGATGCTGTGGGAcactgaggaagaggaggttgCTGAAGGAGCTGTGAAGAACGAGACAGCGGAG gcCCAGAAGACTCATCGTCTGACATGTCGTTCGTGGTTTAAGACCCTCTCTGATCTGAGGGGTAAAGAACGTTCCCTCCTTCATGGGGACTACTTccacctccactcctcctcctcatccctcgcTTTCCTGCGTCTGTGGGACCAGAGCGAGCGATACCTGACAGCCGTTAACTGGGGCTCCGCCTCCTTAACCATGGTCCTCAACAACACAG aGCTGAGCCTCCCGGAGCAGGCTAAAGTGAAGCTGAGTACAGACCCTGAGAACCTGGCTGCGGACAGCTCTGTCTCGCTGGATAAACTGCTGCTGGGACCAGGACAGGCTGTCCTATTGACCTTCCCCTTCGCTTAG